The following proteins are co-located in the Polystyrenella longa genome:
- a CDS encoding uroporphyrinogen-III synthase: MTENTTTNPLRVCSFESRRSEETRTLITKMGGVATVVPSMKEVPLTENEHGLKFAKQIFAGEIDYVVFMTGVGTRQLFNVIETKWPLTEFLTELQKYVVISRGPKPVKVLKEEKVRIDFVAPEPNTWHELLETMQAGLDLKDKVIAVQEYGIPSTEFYQELAGLGAEVRSVPVYSWAFPDDPAPLYKSIHQTIAGEFDVLAFTSANQATHVFQAAHEQEVFDEWLAAAQKLVIASIGPTATEHLTKLNLPPQLEASPPKLGPFIRTIMTEGPALVNR; the protein is encoded by the coding sequence ATGACAGAGAACACCACCACGAATCCGTTGCGAGTTTGTAGTTTCGAGAGCCGACGTTCGGAAGAAACGCGAACCTTGATCACCAAAATGGGCGGCGTCGCGACGGTGGTTCCTTCCATGAAGGAAGTACCGCTCACCGAAAATGAACATGGCCTGAAGTTTGCCAAACAGATTTTCGCGGGCGAAATCGATTACGTCGTCTTCATGACGGGCGTGGGTACGCGGCAATTGTTCAACGTCATTGAAACCAAATGGCCGCTCACTGAATTTCTGACCGAACTCCAGAAATACGTCGTCATTAGCCGCGGCCCCAAACCTGTAAAAGTACTCAAGGAAGAAAAAGTTCGCATCGACTTCGTCGCTCCCGAACCGAACACCTGGCACGAACTGCTCGAAACAATGCAGGCCGGACTCGACCTCAAAGACAAGGTGATCGCTGTTCAGGAGTACGGAATCCCGAGCACCGAGTTCTACCAGGAACTGGCCGGTCTCGGCGCCGAAGTGCGGTCTGTCCCCGTGTATTCCTGGGCATTCCCGGATGACCCCGCCCCCTTGTATAAATCCATCCATCAAACCATCGCGGGCGAGTTCGACGTGCTGGCATTCACCAGCGCCAATCAGGCGACGCACGTCTTTCAGGCAGCGCATGAGCAGGAAGTCTTCGACGAGTGGCTCGCCGCCGCACAAAAGTTGGTCATTGCCTCGATTGGACCAACGGCAACCGAACATCTGACCAAACTCAATCTTCCTCCACAGCTGGAAGCCAGCCCCCCCAAATTGGGCCCCTTTATTCGCACAATCATGACCGAGGGTCCCGCGCTGGTGAACCGATGA
- the hemE gene encoding uroporphyrinogen decarboxylase yields the protein MITPELANSRFMKAARCEPTDTTPIWLMRQAGRYMPEYMAVRNKVTFLELCKTPELAAQVTLEAREILGVDAAILFADLLPILQLVGFDLTYEKGEGPQIHNPFREPADLKRIQRVQNIDDLGYVFDAIQLIRKQLPPDIPLLGFAGAPFTLASYAIEGGGSRNYLDTKRIMYSHPEVWDELMNTLVDSVSGYLNRQLEMGCQAVQIFDSWAGCLSPDDYRHFAFPYTKRLISSLPADTPVINFLTGNPALLPLQVAAGGTVQGLDWRVDMAEAWKSMGYHQAVQGNLDPASLFCEFDVLKEKAQDVLDKAAGRPGHIFNLGHGIMPGVNPQNAIDLVKFVHEAGAQIAETQI from the coding sequence TTGATTACCCCCGAATTAGCGAACAGCCGGTTCATGAAAGCGGCCCGTTGCGAGCCGACCGACACGACCCCTATCTGGTTAATGCGACAGGCAGGGCGGTACATGCCGGAGTACATGGCCGTACGGAACAAGGTGACCTTCCTTGAGCTTTGTAAAACGCCCGAACTGGCCGCGCAGGTGACATTGGAGGCTCGTGAGATACTGGGGGTCGACGCTGCGATTCTCTTTGCTGACTTGCTTCCGATTTTGCAACTCGTTGGCTTCGACCTGACCTACGAAAAGGGCGAAGGACCCCAAATTCATAACCCGTTTCGGGAACCGGCCGATCTCAAGCGGATTCAACGCGTTCAGAATATCGACGACCTTGGTTACGTGTTCGACGCCATCCAGCTCATTCGCAAACAATTGCCCCCCGATATTCCTCTGCTGGGGTTTGCCGGGGCGCCTTTCACTCTTGCTTCGTATGCGATTGAAGGGGGCGGTTCCCGTAATTATCTGGACACCAAACGGATTATGTATTCGCACCCGGAAGTCTGGGACGAATTGATGAACACGCTCGTCGATTCGGTTTCGGGTTATCTTAATCGGCAGCTGGAAATGGGTTGTCAGGCGGTACAAATCTTTGACAGTTGGGCCGGTTGTCTGAGCCCCGACGATTACCGGCACTTCGCCTTCCCCTACACCAAAAGGCTGATCAGTTCGCTTCCCGCCGATACACCGGTGATCAACTTCCTGACAGGCAACCCCGCATTACTTCCGTTACAGGTCGCTGCAGGTGGTACGGTGCAGGGACTCGACTGGCGTGTTGATATGGCAGAGGCCTGGAAATCGATGGGCTACCATCAAGCTGTGCAGGGGAACCTCGATCCGGCTTCGCTCTTTTGTGAGTTCGATGTGCTCAAAGAGAAAGCTCAGGATGTGCTCGACAAAGCCGCCGGGCGCCCAGGTCACATATTTAATCTTGGCCACGGTATCATGCCGGGCGTCAATCCTCAGAACGCGATCGACCTGGTGAAGTTTGTCCATGAGGCAGGAGCCCAGATTGCGGAAACTCAGATTTAA
- a CDS encoding MBL fold metallo-hydrolase — protein MSAGEIILLGTGTSVGVPVAGCDCEVCLSENPKNNHTRSGVYVEAPEGNFVIDTAPELRIQLVRERVQAVHAALFTHGHADHIYGLDDLRIYGHRQDAPVDLYCEEIVEQHLRQSFSYAFDTNSPRPHKFAVPRFEFRSISMEPFTILGLPVQPIRLLHGQLPVLGYRIGNFAFCTDVSEIPEESWPLLEGLDTLIIDALRHSPHPTHFNVDQALEAIRRLKPLQTYLTHISHSLEYEATNAILPEGVEMAYDGLRVNYEV, from the coding sequence GTGAGTGCCGGGGAGATCATTCTACTGGGAACAGGAACGTCCGTCGGTGTGCCGGTGGCGGGCTGCGACTGCGAAGTCTGTCTGTCAGAGAATCCCAAAAACAATCACACGCGGTCGGGCGTGTACGTCGAGGCGCCCGAGGGAAACTTCGTTATCGACACCGCTCCCGAGCTTCGTATTCAACTCGTACGAGAGCGTGTGCAGGCAGTGCATGCGGCCCTCTTCACGCATGGCCACGCAGATCACATCTACGGACTGGATGACCTGCGTATCTACGGTCATCGTCAGGATGCACCCGTTGACTTATACTGTGAAGAGATCGTTGAACAGCATCTGCGTCAGTCCTTCAGTTATGCCTTCGACACGAACAGCCCCCGACCGCATAAGTTTGCCGTACCGCGATTTGAATTTCGATCTATCTCGATGGAGCCCTTTACTATTCTGGGGTTACCCGTCCAACCCATCCGTCTGCTTCACGGTCAGTTGCCTGTTCTTGGTTACCGCATTGGAAACTTTGCATTCTGTACTGATGTCAGTGAGATTCCCGAAGAAAGCTGGCCACTGCTGGAAGGGCTCGACACGCTTATCATCGACGCTCTGCGTCATAGTCCGCACCCGACGCACTTCAACGTCGATCAGGCATTGGAAGCGATCCGGCGTTTGAAACCACTGCAAACCTACCTCACCCACATTTCGCACTCACTCGAATACGAGGCGACGAACGCCATTCTGCCCGAGGGAGTGGAAATGGCATATGACGGATTGCGTGTGAACTACGAGGTATAG
- a CDS encoding Nramp family divalent metal transporter: MSQPPSDEQTHNPATPENTVEDLHVQDPPTRFLGIVKQLGPGLIIASAIVGSGELIATTKTGAQAGLSLLWLIFFGCLIKVFVQIELGRFTISEGQTSLAALNSVPGPRLKINWIIWVWFAMMLTSMAQLGGIVGGVGQAAAIALPITGDYAEVVRAPSEKQIDWYLTYKADRELADQTQSNFSQLPPVHQERAEFGMQYLETRFESLRAEGYPIDELISRVDGGETLIDPNTWDDRLWALLVTIFTAILLYLSRYNLIQTVAMVLVVSFTLITIGNVISLQATEYFSVTFNELMSGLAFKLPEPIGGIDPVKTAIATFGIIGVGASELIAYPYWCQEKGYAKFTGPRQNSDAWSNRAKGWLRVMRFDAFNSMIIYTIATMAFYFMGATVLFRQGLDPDGMRMVTTLSSAYVPIFGNYARWLFLIGAIAVLYSTFLVANASNARMWSDFFRIAGLFKINTEEKFMKCVGIMSVVLPCISFCVFASRANPVTTVLIAGMMQSIMLPMIGFAALYFRYKRIDRRLRPGLVWDIFLILSFLGLLVTGSWGLIKVLTE, encoded by the coding sequence ATGAGCCAGCCCCCCTCCGACGAACAAACTCACAATCCGGCCACACCGGAGAACACCGTCGAAGACCTGCATGTTCAGGATCCGCCCACCCGCTTCCTCGGTATTGTTAAACAACTAGGCCCGGGGCTTATTATTGCGAGTGCGATTGTAGGTTCGGGTGAATTAATCGCGACGACGAAGACTGGCGCTCAAGCAGGCCTGTCACTTCTCTGGTTAATCTTCTTTGGTTGTCTGATCAAAGTCTTCGTACAGATTGAACTGGGGCGATTCACCATCAGCGAAGGACAAACTTCGCTCGCGGCACTCAACAGTGTGCCCGGCCCACGCTTAAAAATCAATTGGATTATCTGGGTCTGGTTTGCGATGATGCTCACCAGTATGGCCCAACTGGGCGGGATCGTCGGTGGTGTCGGACAGGCGGCTGCTATCGCCCTGCCGATCACGGGTGACTATGCGGAGGTCGTCAGGGCTCCTTCCGAAAAGCAGATTGACTGGTACCTCACCTATAAAGCGGACCGGGAACTTGCCGATCAAACACAATCCAACTTCAGTCAACTTCCCCCCGTTCACCAAGAACGGGCCGAGTTTGGCATGCAGTATCTGGAGACTCGTTTTGAAAGTCTGCGAGCAGAAGGATATCCGATTGATGAACTGATCTCGCGCGTTGATGGTGGGGAAACACTGATCGATCCGAATACCTGGGATGATCGGCTCTGGGCGCTGCTTGTGACCATCTTCACGGCGATACTGCTCTATTTAAGCCGTTACAACCTGATTCAGACCGTGGCGATGGTATTAGTTGTTTCGTTTACTCTAATCACCATTGGCAATGTGATTTCACTGCAGGCGACCGAATATTTCTCGGTGACGTTCAATGAGCTCATGTCGGGACTGGCATTTAAGCTACCGGAACCCATAGGCGGAATCGACCCGGTTAAAACCGCGATTGCCACGTTTGGAATCATTGGAGTAGGGGCATCCGAGTTGATCGCCTATCCCTATTGGTGCCAGGAAAAAGGATACGCGAAGTTCACCGGACCACGACAGAATTCGGATGCATGGAGTAACAGAGCGAAAGGGTGGCTGCGGGTAATGCGGTTTGACGCATTTAACTCGATGATCATCTACACGATCGCCACAATGGCGTTTTACTTCATGGGAGCGACGGTCCTGTTCCGTCAGGGGCTCGACCCCGATGGCATGCGGATGGTGACCACCTTGTCGAGTGCCTACGTCCCCATCTTTGGCAACTATGCCCGTTGGCTCTTCCTGATCGGGGCGATTGCCGTTCTCTATTCGACCTTCCTGGTGGCGAATGCATCCAATGCCCGAATGTGGTCGGACTTCTTCCGGATCGCTGGCTTATTCAAAATCAACACTGAAGAAAAGTTCATGAAGTGTGTCGGCATCATGAGTGTCGTACTTCCCTGCATCAGCTTTTGTGTCTTCGCCAGCCGCGCAAACCCGGTGACAACAGTTCTCATCGCCGGAATGATGCAATCGATCATGCTACCGATGATTGGTTTTGCGGCCCTCTATTTCCGCTATAAGCGAATCGACCGACGACTGAGGCCCGGTCTGGTATGGGACATCTTCCTGATTCTCTCGTTCCTGGGGCTACTGGTAACGGGATCCTGGGGCTTGATCAAAGTCCTCACGGAATAA
- a CDS encoding phosphoribosylanthranilate isomerase: MWIKICGVKEIEAANQVARSGASAIGLNFFAKSKRSTNLKQAREIATAVRGQLELVGLFVNHSPAEVVEHARQLQLDWIQLHGDEPPAYLAGLQSELVLDLPSIKLMKAFRVGPQGLDEVANYLDECRQAGVKLSACLIDAAVQGEFGGTGHVAPWDLVRDQYDRTNWPPLVLAGGLTSANVRAATAAVDPWGIDTASGVESSPGVKDARMINEFVNAIRQ, translated from the coding sequence ATGTGGATAAAAATTTGCGGTGTCAAAGAGATCGAAGCCGCCAATCAGGTGGCCCGGTCCGGAGCGTCTGCGATCGGACTGAACTTCTTTGCGAAGTCTAAGCGATCCACCAATCTCAAACAGGCTAGAGAGATTGCCACAGCGGTGCGCGGTCAGCTCGAACTGGTCGGCCTGTTTGTGAATCACTCCCCTGCAGAAGTGGTGGAACATGCTCGGCAATTGCAACTCGACTGGATCCAATTGCATGGCGATGAACCCCCCGCTTATCTTGCAGGGCTTCAGTCCGAACTCGTTCTCGATCTTCCTTCCATCAAATTGATGAAGGCTTTCCGCGTTGGCCCCCAGGGGCTGGACGAAGTTGCTAACTACCTTGACGAATGTCGTCAGGCTGGCGTCAAGTTATCGGCCTGTCTGATTGATGCCGCGGTGCAGGGCGAGTTCGGCGGCACAGGTCATGTCGCTCCCTGGGACCTGGTGCGGGATCAATACGATCGAACCAACTGGCCTCCACTCGTTCTGGCAGGAGGCCTGACTTCAGCCAATGTTCGCGCAGCGACAGCAGCTGTGGATCCCTGGGGAATCGATACTGCGAGTGGCGTCGAGTCGTCGCCGGGTGTCAAAGACGCACGGATGATCAATGAATTCGTAAACGCCATTCGACAGTAA
- a CDS encoding 3-keto-disaccharide hydrolase, which produces MPALLSPMRCFSFAILLSSFTMLVATTGLVAEEGEAKKAFIDGTGPGWKTLVEDDFTDVNGEPETWVWQEDGTIHSTGKPIGVLRTKETFTNFELVAEWRHLEFGGNSGIFAWVPMEALTDLPPNKLPEFGIEIQALDHGYATKYKERTGKEGDWFSTNGDIFAVGKSKMDPFPPLSPNGSRSFPSKNLSNGHGEWNHYYVRGINGEIRLWVNGEEVSGGNNCDPATGHFCLEAEGAPVEFKNIRLRELP; this is translated from the coding sequence ATGCCAGCCCTCCTTTCCCCTATGCGCTGTTTCTCTTTCGCCATACTGTTGTCTTCCTTCACGATGCTGGTTGCGACGACAGGACTCGTTGCTGAAGAAGGTGAAGCGAAAAAAGCGTTTATTGACGGAACTGGACCCGGCTGGAAAACTCTGGTCGAAGACGACTTCACAGACGTCAACGGAGAGCCTGAAACATGGGTCTGGCAGGAAGACGGTACGATTCACTCCACTGGTAAACCCATCGGGGTTCTGCGAACCAAAGAGACGTTCACTAACTTTGAGCTGGTCGCGGAATGGCGTCACTTGGAATTCGGTGGAAATAGCGGAATCTTCGCCTGGGTCCCGATGGAAGCATTGACCGACTTGCCCCCCAATAAGCTGCCCGAATTTGGCATCGAAATTCAGGCACTCGATCACGGTTACGCCACAAAATACAAAGAAAGAACTGGTAAAGAGGGAGACTGGTTCTCGACGAACGGCGACATCTTTGCTGTGGGGAAATCCAAAATGGATCCTTTCCCGCCACTCTCTCCAAATGGAAGTCGAAGCTTTCCCAGCAAAAACCTGAGTAATGGGCACGGCGAATGGAATCACTATTACGTCCGTGGAATCAACGGAGAAATTCGTCTGTGGGTGAACGGCGAAGAAGTCTCTGGTGGAAATAACTGCGATCCGGCAACCGGCCATTTCTGTCTGGAAGCAGAAGGTGCCCCGGTTGAGTTCAAAAACATCCGCCTTCGTGAACTGCCATAA
- a CDS encoding YkgJ family cysteine cluster protein produces the protein MPAAQKFRRKDLKKGENLCDHCTAKCCRYFALPIDTPKKREDFDHLRWYMIHGAVSLFVEDGVWYLMVHADCQHLQADNMCGIYHTRPQICRDYSTDNCEFDDDVCYEKFFETADQLWEYAEAILPQRAPAEREAHMQLPVLN, from the coding sequence ATGCCAGCAGCCCAGAAGTTTCGTCGCAAGGATCTTAAAAAAGGAGAGAACCTTTGCGATCATTGCACCGCCAAATGTTGTCGTTATTTTGCCTTGCCGATTGACACTCCCAAAAAGCGGGAAGACTTCGATCATCTTCGCTGGTACATGATTCATGGTGCCGTCTCCTTGTTTGTGGAAGACGGTGTCTGGTACTTGATGGTGCATGCCGATTGCCAGCATCTCCAGGCAGACAACATGTGCGGCATCTACCATACACGACCACAAATTTGTCGCGACTACTCGACCGACAACTGCGAGTTCGACGACGATGTCTGTTACGAAAAGTTTTTCGAGACAGCAGACCAACTCTGGGAATACGCCGAGGCGATTCTTCCTCAGCGGGCCCCCGCCGAACGGGAAGCGCATATGCAGTTGCCAGTACTGAATTAG
- the hisS gene encoding histidine--tRNA ligase, with translation MSSKEKTKTTLIKPQVLKGFRDYLPAQMIAREGLMETAREVYRSFGFSPIDTPALERTEVLLGKSGDETEKQMFRFRDQGDRDVTMRFDLTIPFARFAALHLNEIGTPFKRYHLGTVWRGENPGKGRFREFMQCDFDTIGTDSVMSDIETLLVIHELMCRLGFDQFMIHMNNRQILNGWLDKHGLLDQATVVLRALDKILKIGREGVIAEMGAQAGIAVEQAEGILRLTELKGNANEMLTQLEAVLADHESGLAGVKRTRTIFETVIAAGVPEERLKLDLSIARGLDYYTGVIFETFLTERPDFGSVCSGGRYDNLAGMFTKQELPGVGASLGLDRLLAAMIEMDCLELRECPADVIVTIMDNDRLPEYYRLGQQLRAAGIRNEVYPEDKQFKKQMKYADRKGFRFAIIAGSDEFEQGIWQVKDLKAQAQQALSETELIAFLKSELAPAAT, from the coding sequence GTGTCTTCGAAAGAGAAAACTAAAACAACGTTGATCAAACCGCAGGTCTTAAAAGGGTTCCGCGATTATCTGCCCGCGCAGATGATTGCCCGTGAAGGGTTGATGGAGACAGCCCGGGAAGTTTATCGCAGCTTCGGATTCAGCCCGATCGACACCCCCGCTCTGGAGCGGACCGAAGTCCTGTTGGGAAAGAGCGGCGACGAAACCGAAAAGCAGATGTTTCGCTTTCGTGATCAGGGTGACCGTGACGTAACGATGCGGTTCGACCTAACCATTCCCTTCGCGCGCTTTGCCGCTCTGCATCTGAATGAAATCGGGACACCCTTCAAACGTTATCACTTGGGCACTGTCTGGCGGGGCGAAAACCCGGGGAAGGGTCGGTTCCGCGAATTCATGCAGTGCGACTTCGACACGATCGGCACTGACTCAGTCATGTCGGATATCGAAACGTTGCTCGTGATTCACGAATTGATGTGCCGACTTGGGTTCGATCAATTCATGATTCACATGAACAACCGACAGATCCTGAATGGTTGGCTCGATAAACATGGTCTGCTTGATCAGGCGACGGTTGTCCTGCGAGCCCTCGACAAGATTCTAAAAATCGGTCGCGAAGGAGTCATTGCGGAAATGGGAGCCCAGGCAGGTATTGCCGTGGAACAGGCTGAAGGCATTCTGCGCTTGACCGAATTAAAAGGTAACGCGAACGAAATGCTGACTCAACTGGAAGCGGTGTTGGCCGACCATGAGTCAGGTCTCGCCGGAGTCAAACGAACCCGGACGATTTTTGAAACGGTCATCGCTGCGGGTGTTCCGGAAGAGCGGCTGAAACTCGACTTGTCGATTGCGCGTGGTCTCGATTATTACACCGGCGTCATTTTTGAAACCTTTCTGACTGAACGTCCTGATTTTGGATCGGTCTGTTCAGGAGGACGGTATGACAATCTGGCCGGGATGTTTACCAAACAGGAACTCCCCGGCGTCGGGGCTTCCCTTGGACTGGATCGACTGCTGGCTGCCATGATCGAGATGGATTGCCTGGAACTGCGTGAATGCCCGGCCGATGTGATTGTAACAATCATGGATAACGACCGGTTGCCCGAGTACTACCGCCTTGGCCAGCAGTTGCGTGCTGCTGGAATCCGCAATGAAGTCTATCCGGAAGACAAGCAGTTTAAAAAACAGATGAAATACGCTGACCGCAAAGGGTTTCGATTCGCCATCATTGCTGGGTCCGATGAATTCGAACAGGGTATCTGGCAAGTCAAAGACTTGAAGGCACAGGCACAACAGGCTCTCAGCGAAACAGAACTGATCGCATTCCTGAAGTCCGAACTCGCTCCGGCGGCCACTTGA
- a CDS encoding lipopolysaccharide biosynthesis protein, protein MTQVHEPTAGVRRLSLRKNFSWALAGNFLYALCQVGILFVIQAVGSLEMVGAYSLALSLCVPIFLLTNLQLRTLQTTDSHREFHFSDYAGVRSLMSPLAFLILLAICSSGQYSRETVYIILAMGFAKMIETASELCYGAFQQHERLDYVSRSLCLKGILSLFLIGTTIALTGSLVLALGLVAASWFLLFVFFDFRHVYLLFREDHQHDTNKTGLKTVWSELRPRWRRFTIWKIALGGLPLGMGALLLSTTESLPNIFIEWQFGTRELGIFALLMTLSFAGLPVINAMGQAVTPRLAQNYADGNVKGFQQVMLKAVLLGTGLGIGLIIGTLLCGEWFLSTFFGPEVAVHSPLLFILMGLAPFKYGFRFFGNGLTATRRFSLVLRFQFIVLMLVVVLVPVMGALWNITGVAVAVYLTTVIRALMFAWQTRVELRAIAENPQDVQFVRGLIQAAKSLTNDLHRLMAMLKTRMAGSSGLTTHESDLGPVSPVKR, encoded by the coding sequence ATGACGCAAGTCCACGAACCAACAGCAGGAGTTCGCCGACTTTCGCTACGGAAAAATTTTTCGTGGGCGTTAGCCGGCAATTTTCTGTACGCGTTGTGCCAGGTGGGCATTCTGTTCGTCATCCAAGCGGTAGGCAGTCTGGAAATGGTCGGGGCCTATTCACTCGCCCTTTCCTTGTGCGTGCCGATCTTTCTTCTGACCAACCTGCAGTTGCGAACATTACAAACGACCGATTCGCATCGGGAATTTCATTTCTCCGATTATGCCGGTGTGCGATCACTGATGAGCCCGCTGGCTTTTTTGATCCTGTTAGCGATCTGCTCTTCCGGTCAATATTCACGAGAGACAGTCTACATCATTCTGGCGATGGGTTTCGCCAAAATGATCGAGACGGCCAGTGAGCTTTGTTACGGAGCATTTCAACAGCACGAACGGCTCGACTATGTCTCCCGCTCGCTCTGTCTGAAAGGCATTCTGTCTTTATTTCTGATTGGGACAACCATCGCCCTGACCGGCAGCTTGGTATTAGCACTCGGCCTTGTCGCCGCGAGCTGGTTTTTGCTGTTTGTTTTCTTCGATTTTCGACATGTTTACTTGTTGTTCCGTGAAGATCACCAGCATGACACGAACAAGACCGGACTAAAAACAGTCTGGTCCGAACTGAGACCGCGCTGGCGTCGGTTTACGATCTGGAAAATCGCTCTCGGTGGATTGCCGCTCGGGATGGGGGCATTACTACTCTCGACCACTGAAAGCCTGCCGAACATTTTTATTGAATGGCAATTCGGAACGCGAGAACTGGGAATCTTTGCCCTGTTAATGACGCTCAGCTTTGCCGGGTTACCCGTCATTAACGCAATGGGACAGGCCGTCACTCCTCGGTTAGCACAAAATTATGCTGACGGGAATGTGAAAGGCTTTCAACAAGTCATGCTGAAAGCGGTTTTGCTGGGAACAGGCCTGGGCATTGGCTTAATCATCGGCACGCTCTTATGTGGCGAATGGTTCCTGTCGACCTTCTTCGGGCCGGAAGTCGCTGTACACTCTCCTCTGCTGTTCATTCTGATGGGGCTGGCTCCCTTCAAGTACGGTTTCCGTTTCTTTGGAAATGGATTAACCGCCACACGCCGGTTCTCTCTCGTCCTCCGATTTCAATTCATCGTACTCATGCTGGTCGTCGTACTCGTCCCAGTAATGGGTGCCCTGTGGAATATCACCGGCGTCGCCGTGGCTGTGTATCTGACGACTGTCATCCGGGCGTTGATGTTCGCCTGGCAAACACGGGTAGAGCTACGAGCAATCGCGGAAAACCCTCAGGACGTTCAATTTGTGCGAGGACTCATTCAAGCCGCTAAATCGCTCACGAACGACCTGCATCGATTAATGGCGATGTTAAAAACACGAATGGCCGGTTCGTCAGGATTAACGACCCACGAATCAGATCTGGGGCCTGTCTCCCCTGTGAAAAGGTAA
- a CDS encoding AMP-binding protein produces MKILRKTTAQGVYQLRKLERDVRELDRFAALTPGEMRTEMNQRLWDQMQYFGNRADALPEWKEAARIQNPQELREVWSQLPILTKQDLQSQFDPKEMQQQFGLKGISASTGGSTGEPVHFFHDEAMMRHKAAARIFCRKQFGWRPGMPIVCIWGSERDVGHSQTMKGRFTSFVQNVHIVDGYHLDEKTVQRVREQIRRHAPVALYGFTTMLEYIAREMLAAGENYIGQVATAWNGGEMLYPEQSRLFQRVFGVPILNFYGGRELSSMAYQTGHGEPMKLIRPNLFLEIVDEAGQPVAPGTPGRLICTNTINRGTPFLRFDIGDLGMSSAEGQDESGIHSLSSLHGRSAGIIHLSNGKTINNLYWNHLFKDYDNVRQFQVAIIDGQELEIRLSGTPLSADKEEKLKQVIRKFVDPLPFNIRWVESIKRTKQGKLVQVVRESRDAEVMHAA; encoded by the coding sequence ATGAAAATCCTCCGAAAAACGACCGCCCAAGGCGTGTATCAACTCCGAAAGCTGGAACGCGACGTTCGTGAACTCGACCGCTTTGCCGCGCTGACGCCGGGTGAAATGCGAACCGAGATGAATCAGCGGTTGTGGGATCAGATGCAATATTTCGGAAACAGAGCGGACGCGTTGCCGGAATGGAAAGAGGCTGCCCGCATCCAGAACCCTCAGGAACTGCGAGAAGTCTGGTCGCAGTTGCCCATTCTCACCAAACAGGATTTGCAATCCCAGTTCGATCCAAAAGAGATGCAGCAGCAATTCGGCCTGAAAGGAATCTCGGCCTCTACCGGTGGATCAACAGGAGAGCCAGTTCATTTCTTCCATGATGAAGCGATGATGAGACATAAAGCCGCCGCACGCATCTTCTGTCGTAAACAGTTTGGCTGGCGACCGGGCATGCCTATCGTCTGCATCTGGGGTTCCGAACGGGATGTGGGACATTCGCAAACAATGAAAGGCCGGTTCACGTCGTTCGTTCAAAATGTGCATATCGTTGATGGCTATCACCTCGACGAGAAGACAGTCCAACGCGTGCGGGAGCAAATCCGTCGTCATGCGCCCGTCGCTCTGTACGGCTTCACGACCATGCTGGAGTACATCGCCCGCGAAATGCTGGCGGCAGGTGAGAACTACATCGGACAGGTCGCTACCGCCTGGAATGGGGGCGAGATGCTGTACCCTGAACAATCCCGTTTATTTCAGCGTGTCTTTGGAGTGCCCATTCTGAACTTCTACGGTGGACGGGAACTCTCCTCCATGGCGTATCAGACGGGTCACGGCGAACCAATGAAGTTGATTAGGCCTAACTTGTTTTTAGAAATCGTCGATGAAGCAGGTCAACCCGTAGCACCGGGAACTCCCGGGAGGCTGATCTGCACAAACACCATTAATCGGGGAACTCCGTTTCTGCGGTTTGATATTGGCGACCTCGGCATGAGCAGCGCCGAAGGTCAGGACGAGTCGGGTATTCATTCGCTCTCGTCGTTACACGGTCGTTCGGCAGGGATTATTCATCTGTCGAACGGTAAAACGATCAACAATTTGTACTGGAATCACCTTTTCAAAGACTACGATAACGTGCGCCAGTTTCAAGTGGCGATTATCGACGGACAGGAACTGGAGATTCGTCTTAGCGGAACTCCTCTCTCTGCCGACAAGGAAGAGAAACTCAAACAGGTGATTCGGAAATTTGTCGATCCGCTGCCGTTTAATATCCGCTGGGTTGAGTCAATTAAACGAACCAAACAGGGCAAGCTGGTCCAGGTAGTGCGAGAGTCGCGCGATGCGGAGGTGATGCATGCCGCGTGA